One stretch of Euphorbia lathyris chromosome 7, ddEupLath1.1, whole genome shotgun sequence DNA includes these proteins:
- the LOC136234962 gene encoding uncharacterized protein, translating to MAAALECWSSRTSTDEDMVEQVLMRTLDRSEATSLQEISSSYSSSSLTSSSSSSFSTTSSCSNPSIPSSSAMQKRLQRLSRNVSEAIASLKNTLNLDSPRDSQVQVIPQQQLCNNGGAKSDNSRKLVWANVVRNLTQLYPGSQLPEKLMCNIRKHYDSLPLSYSQAGFDMKDVFLHIKLIEQSSVDEQPALMIQEVSDDEVQGSVFKLTFVCNSSISWPVMSGSLDNASICCKKIQIFEKKGFTLGVILLLVQAGQDKLFKTRIESALKCAIKRPKPTSVKLPFGLCGCQDENTRGRDFGEEDDPIDQNYRNGAEKLNVNIQLEMPLPTSSFVVSVDEWQTIQRGGDEIGKWLLNSDNLEFVDQIGPTSFKGVYKGKRVGIEKLKGCDKGNSYDFELRKDLLELMTCGHRNILQFYGACVDENHGLCVVTKLMEGGSVNDLMLKNKKLQVKEIIRIAADVAEGIKFMNDHGVAYRDLNTQRILLDRHGNACLGDMGVVIACKSMGEALEYETDGYRWLAPEIIAGDPESVSETWMSNVYSYGMVIWEMVTGEAAYSVCSPVQAAVGIAACGMRPEIPKDCPQLLKSLMTKCWNNTPSKRPQFSEILSILSRFSNNNNNSK from the exons ATGGCTGCAGCCCTTGAGTGCTGGTCCAGCAGAACCAGTACAGATGAAGACATGGTGGAGCAAGTTCTGATGCGAACCCTAGACAGATCAGAAGCCACTTCACTGCAAGAAATTTCATCATCTTATTCTTCATCTTCGTTAACTTCATcgtcatcttcttctttttctactACTTCTTCATGTTCGAATCCCTCAATTCCGTCATCCTCTGCGATGCAGAAACGGCTTCAGAGACTCAGTCGAAACGTTTCTGAAGCTATTGCCTCGCTTAAAAACACTCTGAATCTCGATTCCCCTCGTGATTCTCAAGTTCAGGTTATTCCGCAGCAGCAACTTTGTAATAATGGTGGTGCTAAGAGTGATAATAGTAGGAAGCTCGTTTGGGCTAATGTTGTACGGAACCTCACGCAACTTTACCCTGGTAGTCAGTTGCCGGAGAAGCTTATGTGCAATATTAGGAAGCATTATGATTCTTTGCCTCTCAG TTATTCACAGGCGGGGTTTGATATGAAAGATGTGTTTCTCCACATAAAGTTGATAGAGCAGTCATCTGTGGATGAGCAACCAGCATTGATGATACAGGAAGTATCAGATGATGAAGTGCAGGGTTCTGTTTTCAAGCTTACATTTGTTTGTAACTCTTCAATTTCATGGCCTGTAATGTCTGGTTCATTGGATAATGCTTCAATTTGTTGCAAGAAAATTCAGATCTTTGAGAAGAAGGGATTTACTCTTGGGGTTATTCTTCTTTTAGTTCAAGCTGGGCAAGACAAATTATTCAAAACCCGGATTGAAAGTGCTTTAAAATGTGCAATAAAACGGCCTAAGCCAACCTCGGTGAAGCTTCCGTTTGGGCTTTGTGGGTGCCAAGATGAGAATACTAGAGGAAGAGACTTCGGTGAAGAAGATGATCCTATTGACCAAAATTATAGAAATGGTGCAGAGAAGTTGAATGTGAACATTCAACTCGAGATGCCTTTACCGACTTCATCATTTGTTGTTTCCGTGGATGAATGGCAGACGATTCAGAGAGGCGGAGATGAAATTGGGAAATGGCTTTTGAATTCTGATAATCTTGAGTTTGTAGATCAGATTGGTCCTACTTCTTTTAAGGGAGTATACAAGGGAAAAAGGGTTGGAATTGAGAAGCTTAAAGGATGTGACAAAGGGAATTCTTATGATTTTGAACTTCGTAAAGACCTATTAGAATTGATGACATGTGGACATAGAAATATCCTACAGTTTTACGGTGCTTGTGTTGACGAAAATCACGGGTTGTGTGTGGTAACCAAATTGATGGAAGGTGGCTCTGTTAATGACTTGATGCTAAAGAATAAGAAGCTTCAGGTTAAGGAAATCATAAGGATTGCTGCAGATGTAGCTGAAGGAATTAAGTTCATGAATGATCATGGTGTTGCGTATAGAGACCTTAACACGCAGAGGATATTACTGGATCGTCATGGGAATGCTTGCTTAGGCGACATGGGTGTAGTCATCGCTTGCAAGAGTATGGGCGAGGCACTGGAATATGAAACAGACGGTTACCGTTGGCTAGCTCCAGAG ATAATTGCAGGGGATCCAGAAAGCGTGAGTGAAACATGGATGAGTAACGTATATAGTTACGGAATGGTGATATGGGAGATGGTGACAGGCGAGGCAGCCTATTCCGTGTGTTCCCCTGTGCAGGCAGCAGTAGGAATAGCTGCTTGTGGTATGAGACCAGAGATCCCAAAAGATTGTCCACAATTACTGAAATCACTAATGACCAAATGCTGGAACAATACTCCATCAAAGCGTCCCCAATTCTCGGAAATCTTATCGATTTTATCGCGGTtcagcaacaacaacaacaatagtAAGTAA